In Candidatus Moanabacter tarae, the genomic stretch TTTTTTAGCTGCTTTAAGAGTCGGCATAAGATGCGAAATTGGAAACGGAGAAAATGGCGGTCTCCATCCATCGTGTCAACAGGGATTTTTCCACCCATCAGATCTACGACAACACTCACTTTAAGTGTATCGTTAAGAAAAGAGGTCTCCGGGGAGGAATAAGCCGGATTCTGTTACCCTAACTCGACAATTATTAGTTGCCGGGAAATAGGACGCATTTATTTATCTATCGATGAGTTACAACGATTCTCGACGAATCGAGATGCGACATACCCGAGACTTCGTTAGGTGGGCTACCTTATCTCCTATTCTGTCTTGCACCGGATTGGGTTTATCCTGCCCCCTCAGTTGCCCTCAGGGCGGTGAGCTCTTACCTCGCCATTTCACCCTTACCTGACCTCCACGACACTGTCGTAATATGCCGGCCTGGCGGTATTTTTTCTGCGACACTTTCCGTTACTTGGGATTTACATCCTAAATACCCTAGTTTTCACCAGGAATCCTGCCCTATGGTGTCCGGACTTTCCTTTCCCTTCTCAAGGAAGAGAACAAATGCACTCTCCCCGAAGACCTCCGATATCGAACCACGGACTTACTGAATTTGCAAGATAGAAAACTAACAATAGATCAACCGCCCACAATTGTTACAGGAAGTGATTTCCTTGGCAATACGTGCTTCAACTTCAAGATCCGTGGGAAGTTTTATGTGGCACCCAGTACACTTATGCTCCACCACTGGGACGACAATTGGTAATCTTTTTACCTGCGTCTTTACATAATGATAAGATCGAAGTTCTGATTTCCCAATACCCTCCTCAGCCGTCCGAAAATCCTCCTCAGCTCCTTCCAATTCCTGAGAAAACTCCAATTTGTGCTGAGATCGCCGCACTATTTGCTTTTCATACTCCTTAATCGTTACTTTCCGCTGAGCTTCATCGTGTTTCGCTGATTCAGTCGATTCGTCGATCATCAGCATTACTTCAATTTCCTCTTCCTCCAACGTGCTAATCTTGTCCGCAATACTGTCGATCTCGTGCTGGAGAGCACGGTATTCTTCGTTCTTTTTTACTGTCAACTGCTGGGTCTTATAGCGGTTCAATTGGTCTTCAAAAGCTCCCACCTCATTATCGAGATCTTTCCGCCTTAATTCCAACTCTTGGACAGCCTTTTTTACTGACTCGATTGCCTTGTGCTCAGTATCAATCTTGATTTGATATCCCTCAACTTCAACGGGTATCCTTTCCAACTGTTCCAATATTCGGTCACAGCGAGCATCGCACTCTTGCAGCTTTAGGAGATTTCCTATGAACGGGTTAGACATAGTATAAATATACGAGAAATCAATGTAGGCTACAATATTCGGTTGTCCAGTCTCGTTTGTCTCTTGAAACAGATATCT encodes the following:
- the smc_2 gene encoding Chromosome partition protein Smc; translation: MSNPFIGNLLKLQECDARCDRILEQLERIPVEVEGYQIKIDTEHKAIESVKKAVQELELRRKDLDNEVGAFEDQLNRYKTQQLTVKKNEEYRALQHEIDSIADKISTLEEEEIEVMLMIDESTESAKHDEAQRKVTIKEYEKQIVRRSQHKLEFSQELEGAEEDFRTAEEGIGKSELRSYHYVKTQVKRLPIVVPVVEHKCTGCHIKLPTDLEVEARIAKEITSCNNCGRLIYC